In Bacillus rossius redtenbacheri isolate Brsri chromosome 15, Brsri_v3, whole genome shotgun sequence, one genomic interval encodes:
- the LOC134539279 gene encoding 2-acylglycerol O-acyltransferase 2-like isoform X1 → MLSSALDRLCGGCWTILLLVCPVLGWTLLACMLADWLLCWPALLYLGWMWLDRNTPYRGGRRLEWTRRLGLWRRAGSYFPLELVKTAELPPDGNYLLVVCPHGVFCHGAFLAFCTEAVGVSQRFPGITFRPFTLNINFYSPFVREFLMALAGFCSVSAASLENFLRDRRCGNNALCLVVGGASEALLSEPGTYRLVTRRRRGFAKLALSHGARLVPVLVFGETDLYDQVRRPWLARIQEQVKDLTGVSPVLPLGQGLLQDRFGLLPRRRPLTALVGAPMFVEAVADPTRSQVEALHAEFIKQLADLFETHKHQYLADAADDTHTTFV, encoded by the exons ATGCTGTCCTCGGCGCTCGACAGGCTCTGCGGCGGCTGCTGGACGATCCTGCTGCTGGTGTGTCCCGTGCTGGGCTGGACTCTGCTTGCCTGCATGCTGGCAGACTGGCTGCTCTGCTGGCCGGCGCTGCTGTACCTGGGCTGGATGTGGCTGGACAGGAACACCCCGTACCGCGGCGGCCGGAG GCTGGAGTGGACCAGGAGGTTGGGGCTGTGGCGGAGGGCCGGCAGCTACTTCCCTCTGGAGCTGGTGAAGACCGCCGAGTTGCCTCCGGACGGGAACTACCTGCTGGTGGTGTGCCCGCACGGGGTCTTCTGCCACGGCGCCTTCCTCGCGTTCTGCACCGAGGCGGTCGGCGTGAGCCAGAGATTCCCCGGGATCACCTTCAGGCCCTTCACGCTCAACATCAACTTCTACTCGCCTTTTGTGAGGGAGTTCCTCATGGCTCTGG CAGGTTTCTGCTCGGTGTCGGCGGCCTCTCTGGAGAACTTCCTACGGGATCGTCGGTGCGGCAACAACGCCCTCTGCCTGGTGGTGGGCGGGGCCTCGGAGGCGCTGCTGAGCGAGCCGGGAACCTACAGGCTGGTCACCAGGCGGAGGAGAGGGTTCGCCAAGCTGGCCCTGAGCCACGG GGCGCGGCTGGTGCCCGTGCTGGTGTTCGGGGAGACTGACCTGTACGACCAGGTGCGGCGACCCTGGCTCGCCAGGATCCAGGAGCAGGTGAAGGACCTGACCGGGGTGAGTCCTGTCCTCCCGCTGGGCCAGGGACTCCTGCAGGACCGCTTCGGGCTGCTGCCCCGCCGCAGACCTCTCACGGCGCTCG TTGGGGCTCCGATGTTCGTGGAGGCTGTGGCCGACCCAACCAGGAGCCAAGTGGAAGCGCTGCACGCGGAGTTCATCAAGCAGTTGGCAGACCTGTTCGAGACCCACAAGCACCAGTACCTCGCCGACGCTGCTGACGACACCCACACCACATTTGTGTGA
- the LOC134539279 gene encoding 2-acylglycerol O-acyltransferase 2-like isoform X2: protein MLSSALDRLCGGCWTILLLVCPVLGWTLLACMLADWLLCWPALLYLGWMWLDRNTPYRGGRRLEWTRRLGLWRRAGSYFPLELVKTAELPPDGNYLLVVCPHGVFCHGAFLAFCTEAVGVSQRFPGITFRPFTLNINFYSPFVREFLMALGFCSVSAASLENFLRDRRCGNNALCLVVGGASEALLSEPGTYRLVTRRRRGFAKLALSHGARLVPVLVFGETDLYDQVRRPWLARIQEQVKDLTGVSPVLPLGQGLLQDRFGLLPRRRPLTALVGAPMFVEAVADPTRSQVEALHAEFIKQLADLFETHKHQYLADAADDTHTTFV from the exons ATGCTGTCCTCGGCGCTCGACAGGCTCTGCGGCGGCTGCTGGACGATCCTGCTGCTGGTGTGTCCCGTGCTGGGCTGGACTCTGCTTGCCTGCATGCTGGCAGACTGGCTGCTCTGCTGGCCGGCGCTGCTGTACCTGGGCTGGATGTGGCTGGACAGGAACACCCCGTACCGCGGCGGCCGGAG GCTGGAGTGGACCAGGAGGTTGGGGCTGTGGCGGAGGGCCGGCAGCTACTTCCCTCTGGAGCTGGTGAAGACCGCCGAGTTGCCTCCGGACGGGAACTACCTGCTGGTGGTGTGCCCGCACGGGGTCTTCTGCCACGGCGCCTTCCTCGCGTTCTGCACCGAGGCGGTCGGCGTGAGCCAGAGATTCCCCGGGATCACCTTCAGGCCCTTCACGCTCAACATCAACTTCTACTCGCCTTTTGTGAGGGAGTTCCTCATGGCTCTGG GTTTCTGCTCGGTGTCGGCGGCCTCTCTGGAGAACTTCCTACGGGATCGTCGGTGCGGCAACAACGCCCTCTGCCTGGTGGTGGGCGGGGCCTCGGAGGCGCTGCTGAGCGAGCCGGGAACCTACAGGCTGGTCACCAGGCGGAGGAGAGGGTTCGCCAAGCTGGCCCTGAGCCACGG GGCGCGGCTGGTGCCCGTGCTGGTGTTCGGGGAGACTGACCTGTACGACCAGGTGCGGCGACCCTGGCTCGCCAGGATCCAGGAGCAGGTGAAGGACCTGACCGGGGTGAGTCCTGTCCTCCCGCTGGGCCAGGGACTCCTGCAGGACCGCTTCGGGCTGCTGCCCCGCCGCAGACCTCTCACGGCGCTCG TTGGGGCTCCGATGTTCGTGGAGGCTGTGGCCGACCCAACCAGGAGCCAAGTGGAAGCGCTGCACGCGGAGTTCATCAAGCAGTTGGCAGACCTGTTCGAGACCCACAAGCACCAGTACCTCGCCGACGCTGCTGACGACACCCACACCACATTTGTGTGA